TTTAGATTCCTCCACCAACTGGAAGGTGAGGTATATTCCACTCAGCCCAACATAACTTGTAATAACCCCGAAGAAAGGAGAACAATCCATGGATCTGCTCTGGGTACTCATTGTTGGTGGACTTATTGGCTGGTTAAGCGGCAACTTGATTGGACGGGACGTACCGGGCGGTGTACTTGGGAACATTATTGCGGGTTTTATCGGTTCCTGGTTAGGAACGGAATTGCTGGGACCAAGGGGGCCGGTGATTGGCGGATTTCATATTATTCCCGCCATCGTTGGCTCGATTATTGCCCTGCTTATCTTCTTCGCTCTGGCACGCGGCGGAGCCTTCCGAAGACGTTA
The nucleotide sequence above comes from Paenibacillus sp. W2I17. Encoded proteins:
- a CDS encoding GlsB/YeaQ/YmgE family stress response membrane protein — its product is MDLLWVLIVGGLIGWLSGNLIGRDVPGGVLGNIIAGFIGSWLGTELLGPRGPVIGGFHIIPAIVGSIIALLIFFALARGGAFRRR